Proteins co-encoded in one Gossypium arboreum isolate Shixiya-1 chromosome 11, ASM2569848v2, whole genome shotgun sequence genomic window:
- the LOC108479940 gene encoding protein BRASSINOSTEROID INSENSITIVE 1 has protein sequence MRPFFALGTYFCPLTLSFIATFLVYVEAVGVSSSYYNSKDSQLLLNFKASLADPSLLQNWVPNRDPCSFDGIKCQDSKVSSIQLSYIPLSTDFHFVAAFLLALENLESISLFKANISGNISFPSGSKCSSSLNTLDLSQNTLSGPLSTVSSFASCSNLKVLNLSSNSLELAGNESRGLQLSLQVLDMSFNKISGGNVVPWILYGGCSELKVLALKGNKITGKIDVSNCKELEFLDLSSNNFSTGIPSFGDCSALEHLDISGNKFSGDIGRAISSCVNINFLNLSSNQFSGQFPTLPASNLQRLYLAENDFQGEIPQYLTQACSYLVELDLSFNNLSGQILSGFASCTSLESFDVSSNNFTGNLPIGIFQNMSSLKELGLAFNHFSGPLPESLSTLSNLEALDLSSNNFSGQIPDSLCENPTSRLQVLYLQDNILSGSIPASLSNCSQLVSLHLSVNYLTGTIPSSLGSLSKLKDLKLWLNQLHGGIPQELSKIQTLETLILDFNELTGTIPSGLSNCTKLNWVSLSNNRLTGEIPAWFGKFSSLAILKLSNNSFYGRIPPELGDCKSLIWLDLNTNNLNGTIPNVLFKQSGKIAVNFIAGKRYMYIKNDGSRECHGSGNLLEFAGIRSEDLDRISDRNPCNFTRVYGGHTQPTFNNNGSMIFLDLSYNLMSGTIPKEVGSMSNLFILNLGHNNLSGAIPQEIGNLKGLGILDLSYNRLEGSIPQSMTGISMLSEINLSNNLLSGMIPDEGQLETFPANNFLNNSGLCGVPLQPCEKDPAASLNAEHRKSNRRQASLAGSVAMGLLFSLFCIFCLIVAIVETKKRSKKDSDLDVYLDGLTHSETANTSWKLTSAREALSINLAAFEKPLRRLTFADLLEATNGFHNDSLVGSGGFGDVYKAQLKDGSVVAIKKLIHISGQGDREFTAEMETIGKIKHRNLVPLLGYCKVGEERLLVYEYMRYGSLEDVLHNQKRTGIKLQWAARRKIAIGAARGLAFLHHNCIPHIIHRDMKSSNVLLDENLEARVSDFGMARLMSAMDTHLSVSTLAGTPGYVPPEYYHSFRCSTKGDVYSYGVVLLELLTGKRPTGSTDFGDNNLVGWVKQHAKLRETAIFDPELINEDPSLEMELSQHLKIASACLDDRPSKRPTMIRVMAMFKEIQAGSGLDSQSTIGTDDGCFNAVEMVDMTIKEVPEGM, from the coding sequence ATGAGACCTTTCTTTGCCTTAGGGACTTACTTTTGCCCCCTTACTCTTAGCTTCATCGCCACCTTTCTCGTCTATGTTGAAGCTGTTGGTGTTTCTTCTTCTTATTATAACAGTAAAGATTCTCAGTTATTGCTCAACTTTAAAGCTAGTTTGGCTGACCCATCTCTTCTTCAAAACTGGGTTCCTAACCGAGACCCTTGTAGTTTCGATGGTATCAAATGCCAAGACTCCAAAGTTTCATCGATTCAACTCAGTTATATCCCTTTAAGCACTGATTTTCACTTCGTTGCTGCTTTCCTTTTAGCCCTTGAGAATTTGGAATCCATTTCTTTGTTCAAAGCCAACATCTCCGGCAACATTTCTTTCCCTTCTGGATCCAAGTGTAGCTCCTCGTTGAACACCTTGGATCTATCTCAAAACACCTTGTCTGGTCCCCTTTCGACTGTTTCCAGCTTTGCTTCTTGCTCGAACTTGAAGGTTCTGAATTTATCAAGCAATAGTCTCGAGCTTGCAGGTAATGAATCCAGGGGTTTGCAGCTAAGCTTGCAAGTCCTCGATATGTCTTTCAACAAGATTTCCGGTGGGAACGTGGTTCCTTGGATTCTCTACGGTGGTTGCAGCGAGTTAAAGGTCTTGGCTTTGAAAGGAAACAAGATTACCGGCAAAATCGATGTCTCGAATTGCAAGGAATTGGAGTTTTTGGATCTTTCATCCAACAATTTCTCGACGGGGATTCCTTCATTCGGAGACTGCTCGGCTTTGGAACATCTTGATATCTCCGGCAACAAGTTTTCAGGCGATATAGGCCGTGCGATTTCTTCATGTGTCAACATTAATTTCTTGAACCTATCGAGCAACCAGTTTTCGGGTCAGTTTCCTACTTTGCCAGCTTCCAATTTGCAGCGTCTTTATTTAGCTGAAAATGACTTCCAAGGAGAGATTCCTCAGTATCTCACTCAAGCTTGTTCTTATCTCGTTGAGCTGGATCTTTCTTTTAATAATCTATCTGGTCAGATTCTCAGTGGCTTTGCTTCTTGCACTTCTTTGGAATCATTCGATGTATCAAGCAACAATTTCACTGGTAATCTCCCTATTGGAATATTCCAAAATATGAGTTCCTTGAAGGAGCTTGGTCTAGCTTTCAATCATTTCTCTGGTCCATTGCCTGAATCTTTATCAACTCTTTCAAACCTGGAGGCTTTGGATCTCAGTTCAAACAACTTTTCAGGGCAAATTCCGGATTCTTTATGTGAAAATCCCACAAGCAGGTTACAAGTTCTGTATTTACAGGACAATATCTTATCTGGGTCGATTCCAGCTAGTCTCAGCAACTGTTCTCAGCTCGTTTCACTCCATTTGAGTGTCAATTATCTCACTGGAACCATTCCTTCAAGCTTGGGTTCTCTATCAAAGCTTAAGGATTTGAAGCTTTGGTTGAATCAGCTCCATGGAGGGATCCCTCAAGAGTTGAGTAAAATCCAGACACTCGAGACTTTGATTCTTGACTTCAATGAACTGACTGGGACTATACCTTCTGGTTTAAGCAACTGTACCAAGTTGAATTGGGTCTCGTTGTCGAACAACCGATTGACGGGCGAGATTCCGGCTTGGTTCGGCAAGTTTTCGAGTCTTGCAATTCTCAAGCTCAGCAATAACTCTTTCTATGGAAGAATCCCACCAGAACTCGGAGATTGTAAAAGTTTGATATGGTTGGACCTTAATACCAATAACTTAAATGGGACTATCCCTAATGTGCTTTTCAAACAATCTGGTAAGATTGCTGTTAATTTCATTGCTGGGAAGAGGTATATGTATATCAAGAATGATGGAAGCAGAGAGTGCCATGGGTCTGGAAATTTACTTGAATTTGCCGGAATTCGATCGGAAGATTTGGATCGAATTTCGGATAGGAACCCCTGCAACTTTACAAGAGTTTACGGCGGTCACACACAGCCTACCTTTAACAACAATGGCTCCATGATTTTCCTTGATCTTTCATACAATTTGATGTCCGGGACTATTCCAAAGGAGGTCGGCTCAATGTCTAATCTGTTTATTTTGAATTTAGGCCACAACAATTTATCTGGAGCCATCCCTCAAGAGATTGGCAACTTAAAGGGTCTTGGCATTCTTGATCTTTCATACAACCGGCTTGAAGGGTCAATTCCACAATCAATGACTGGCATTTCCATGCTTAGTGAGATTAATCTGTCAAATAACCTTTTATCTGGTATGATTCCTGATGAAGGTCAGCTGGAAACATTTCCGGCTAATAATTTCTTAAACAATTCAGGTCTCTGTGGTGTACCTCTTCAACCCTGCGAAAAAGATCCGGCAGCTAGTTTGAATGCCGAGCATCGAAAGTCGAACCGCAGGCAAGCTTCTCTTGCAGGGAGTGTTGCAATGGGATTGTTGTTCTCTCTGTTCTGCATCTTCTGTTTGATTGTAGCCATTGTGGAAAcgaagaaaagaagcaagaaagatTCTGATCTCGATGTTTACCTTGATGGTCTTACTCATTCTGAAACTGCAAATACAAGTTGGAAGCTAACCAGTGCACGTGAAGCATTGAGCATAAACCTCGCTGCATTTGAGAAGCCCCTACGGAGGCTCACGTTTGCCGATCTTCTTGAAGCCACTAATGGCTTCCATAACGACAGCCTTGTCGGTTCCGGTGGTTTCGGTGATGTATACAAGGCACAACTGAAAGACGGGAGTGTTGTTGCGATCAAGAAACTAATACATATTAGTGGCCAAGGTGACCGAGAATTCACAGCGGAGATGGAAACCATAGGGAAAATCAAGCACCGTAACCTTGTTCCGCTCTTGGGGTACTGTAAAGTTGGCGAAGAACGTCTTCTGGTTTACGAGTACATGAGGTACGGAAGCTTAGAAGACGTTTTACATAATCAAAAGAGAACCGGGATCAAACTGCAATGGGCTGCAAGGAGAAAGATCGCCATTGGAGCTGCAAGAGGACTTGCGTTTCTTCACCATAACTGCATTCCTCATATAATTCATAGAGATATGAAATCGAGCAATGTCCTGCTCGACGAGAACTTGGAGGCTAGGGTCTCGGATTTCGGGATGGCAAGGCTTATGAGTGCTATGGATACGCATTTAAGTGTCAGTACATTAGCCGGTACCCCTGGCTACGTTCCCCCTGAATACTACCATAGTTTTCGATGTTCCACCAAAGGTGATGTTTACAGTTATGGTGTAGTTTTGCTCGAGTTGCTAACAGGGAAAAGGCCTACGGGTTCCACCGATTTCGGGGATAACAATCTTGTTGGGTGGGTGAAACAGCATGCTAAACTTCGAGAAACCGCCATCTTTGATCCCGAGCTCATCAACGAGGACCCAAGCCTTGAGATGGAGCTTTCACAACACTTAAAAATAGCCTCAGCTTGCTTGGATGATCGACCATCGAAACGACCAACGATGATTCGAGTAATGGCAATGTTCAAGGAAATACAAGCAGGGTCTGGACTCGACTCACAATCAACAATCGGCACCGACGATGGCTGTTTTAATGCCGTCGAAATGGTAGACATGACCATTAAAGAAGTCCCTGAAGGTATGTAG
- the LOC108476707 gene encoding UDP-rhamnose/UDP-galactose transporter 4-like, protein MSSVSKADRKTALDVASWSFNIVTSVGIIMVNKALMATYGFSFATTLTGLHFATTTLLTVLLRSLGYIQNSHIPLPDLLKFVLFANFSIVGMNVSLMWNSVGFYQIAKLSMIPVSCFLEVVFDKVRYSRDTKLSILLVLLGVAVCTVTDVSVNVKGFLAAVIAVWSTALQQYYVHFLQRKHSLGSFDLLGHTAPVQAASLVLAGPFVDYWLTEKKVYAYNYTTVSTFFIILSCTIAVGTNLSQFICIGRFTAVSFQVLGHMKTILVLILGFLFFGKEGLNLHVILGMVIAVAGMIWYGNASSKPGGKERWTYSAPSDKSQKPDNLLGSTETDEKV, encoded by the exons ATGTCATCTGTAAGCAAGGCTGATCGGAAAACAGCTCTGGATGTGGCCTCATGGTCTTTCAATATTGTCACATCTGTGGGTATAATCATGGTCAATAAAGCCTTGATGGCTACGTACGGCTTCAGTTTTG CTACAACATTAACAGGTTTGCATTTTGCCACTACAACCCTGTTAACTGTTCTTCTTAGATCGCTGGGTTATATTCAGAACTCTCATATACCATTACCCGATCTTCTCAAGTTTGTTTTGTTTGCAAACTTCTCTATTGTTGGAATGAATGTGAGTTTGATGTGGAATTCTGTGGGCTTCTACCAG ATAGCAAAGCTGAGCATGATTCCAGTATCTTGCTTTCTGGAAGTTGTTTTTGACAAGGTTCGCTACTCAAGGGATACAAAACTTAGCATTCTACTAGTTCTCCTTGGAGTTGCTGTCTGCACTGTTACTGATGTGAGTGTCAACGTCAAGGGTTTTTTAGCTGCTGTAATTGCAGTCTGGAGCACAGCCCTGCAACAATAT TATGTGCATTTTCTTCAACGCAAGCATTCTTTAGGATCTTTTGACTTATTGGGACATACTGCTCCGGTACAAGCTGCAAGCCTTGTGTTAGCTGGTCCTTTTGTGGACTATTGGTTAACAGAGAAAAAGGTCTATGCCTATAACTACACTACGGTATCAACG TTCTTCATAATCCTATCATGCACCATTGCCGTTGGTACAAACCTCAGCCAGTTCATCTGCATCGGCCGGTTTACTGCCGTATCATTCCAAGTGCTTGGCCATATGAAGACTATTCTTGTCCTGATTTTAGGATTCCTTTTCTTCGGCAAAGAAGGTCTTAATCTACATGTAATCCTGGGTATGGTCATTGCAGTTGCAGGAATGATCTGGTATGGTAATGCCTCCTCCAAGCCCGGAGGAAAGGAGCGTTGGACTTATTCAGCTCCAAGTGACAAATCACAAAAACCAGACAATTTATTGGGTTCTACTGAAACAGACGAGAAGGTTTAA
- the LOC108479791 gene encoding probable ATP synthase 24 kDa subunit, mitochondrial gives MAFSTRLLYKSRQLYGNQAVLRQEVAIPVRFYSKEASPPGLKGDEILKNIFVEVKNKFETALGIFRKEKITIDPDDPAAVSQYANVMKTAREKAGLFSESQRIKYTIETRTQGIPDVRTYLLTLKEIRSKRGLTDELGAEAMMMGALDKVEKEIKKPLMRDDKKSMALLTAEFDKINKKLGIRKEDLPKYEEQLELKIAKAQLEELKKDALEAMETQKKREEFKDEAMPDVKSLDIRNFI, from the exons ATGGCGTTTTCTACTCGTCTCCTCTACAAATCTCGCCAG CTTTATGGTAATCAAGCTGTTCTGCGGCAGGAGGTTGCCATTCCTGTCCGGTTTTACTCTAAAGAGGCTTCTCCCCCTGGTTTAAAAGGAGATG AGATATTGAAAAATATCTTTGTGGAGGTTAAGAACAAATTCGAGACAGCATTGGGAATATTTAGGAAGGAGAAAATCACCATTGACCCAGATGACCCAGCTGCTGTCTCTCAGTATGCAAATGTTATGAAGACTGCTAGAGAAAA GGCTGGCTTGTTTTCAGAGTCTCAACGGATTAAATACACCATCGAAACACGAACTCAGGGCATTCCAGATGTCCGAACATATTTATTGACACTGAAGGAAATAAGATCCAA GAGAGGACTCACTGATGAACTTGGTGCTGAGGCTATGATGATGGGTGCGTTGGATAAAGTTGAAAAAGAAATCAAGAAGCCTCTTATGAGGGATGACAAGAAATCAATGGCTCTTCTTACTGCTGAGTTTGATAAGATCAATAAGAA GCTTGGGATCCGGAAGGAAGACCTGCCCAAGTATGAAGAACAACTGGAGCTAAAAATTGCCAAGGCGCAATTGGAGGAGCTGAAGAAGGATGCTCTTGAAGCAATGGAAACACAAAAGAAGCG GGAGGAATTCAAGGATGAGGCAATGCCTGATGTGAAGTCATTGGACATCCGGAACTTCATCTGA